One genomic window of Ziziphus jujuba cultivar Dongzao chromosome 4, ASM3175591v1 includes the following:
- the LOC107416633 gene encoding photosystem II repair protein PSB27-H1, chloroplastic, which translates to MASPTLLTPTSQPKPLPPIKPKSTTTTSSTLTAKLSTTSAGTTTVAPQCRRRQLLSLVAVTLSPSWLFPIRPAMAASDEEYVKESEEVINKVRTTIKMDKTDPNVANAVAELRDTSNSWVAKYRREKALLGRASFRDIYSALNAVSGHYISFGPTAPIPAKRKARILEEVDTAEKALARGR; encoded by the coding sequence aTGGCTTCACCAACGCTGCTCACTCCCACCTCTCAACCCAAACCACTCCCTCCTATCAAGCccaaatcaacaacaacaacctcCTCCACACTCACTGCCAAGTTATCAACCACCAGCGCCGGCACAACAACCGTTGCCCCACAATGCAGGCGCCGGCAATTGCTATCCCTTGTGGCTGTGACTCTTTCTCCATCATGGCTCTTTCCAATTAGGCCGGCAATGGCTGCATCCGACGAAGAGTATGTGAAAGAGTCAGAGGAAGTGATCAACAAGGTCAGAACCACCATTAAAATGGACAAGACCGATCCCAATGTGGCTAACGCCGTGGCTGAGCTCAGAGACACATCGAATTCTTGGGTCGCTAAGTATCGGAGAGAGAAAGCTTTGCTGGGCCGGGCTTCTTTCAGGGATATTTACTCGGCCCTCAATGCTGTTTCGGGCCATTATATCAGTTTTGGGCCTACGGCTCCCATACCAGCGAAGCGAAAGGCTCGGATCTTGGAAGAGGTAGACACTGCAGAAAAAGCCCTTGCAAGGGGTAgataa
- the LOC107416641 gene encoding uncharacterized protein LOC107416641, with protein sequence MKKMIYDKGSMQSNLSCFLHCTTPVVQSQFLPKSEIRNLNRLWHPWEREKVEFFTLGDLWNSYDEWSAYGAGVPIALDNGDTLVQYYVPYLSAIQIFTSNSFVNRFREEAESGDCETRDSFSDSCSDDSESDKLWRWDGCSSEEGGFEQENTCHLNDRLGNLYFQYFERSTPYGRVPLMDKINALAQRYPGLMSLRSVDLSPASWMAVAWYPIYHIPMGRTIKDLSTCFLTYHTLSSSFQDMDLEDDLEGAERKQRKEGEGISLPPFGLATYKMQGNVWVSGNCGRDQERLVSLLSVADSWLKQLRVQHHDFNYFTGIRRG encoded by the exons atgaAGAAAATGATTTACGATAAAGGATCAATGCAATCAAACCTTAGTTGTTTCCTCCATTGCACTACACCAGTTGTCCAATCCCAATTTCTTCCAAAG AGTGAGATTAGGAATTTAAATCGTCTATGGCACCCATGGGAAAGAGAAAAAGTGGAGTTTTTCACATTGGGTGATCTCTGGAATTCCTATGACGAATGGAGCGCGTACGGTGCTGGTGTTCCGATTGCTTTGGACAACGGCGATACCCTTGTGCAATACTATGTGCCTTATCTCTCTGCTATTCAAATTTTCACAAGCAATTCCTTCGTAAACAGATTcag GGAGGAGGCAGAGTCTGGTGATTGTGAGACAAGGGATTCTTTTAGTGACTCATGCAGCGATGACAGTGAGAGTGATAAATTATGGAGATGGGATGGCTGTTCTTCAGAGGAAGGAGGATTTGAGCAAGAAAACACCTGTCATCTGAATGATAGGTTGGGAAATCTATATTTTCagtattttgaaagatcaaCTCCCTATGGAAGAGTTCCTTTAATGGATAAg ATTAATGCATTAGCTCAAAGGTACCCTGGCTTGATGTCATTGAGAAGCGTTGATCTTTCACCAGCTAGCTGGATGGCTGTAGCTtg GTACCCAATATATCACATTCCAATGGGAAGAACAATAAAGGACTTGTCCACTTGCTTTCTCACATATCACACTCTTTCATCTTCTTTCCAAG ATATGGACCTTGAAGATGACTTGGAGGGTGCCGAAAGGAAACAACGAAAGGAAGGAGAAGGTATCTCGCTCCCTCCATTTGGATTGGCCACTTATAAGATGCAAGGAAATGTGTGGGTCTCGGGCAATTGTGGTCGGGACCAGGAAAGGCTGGTGTCGCTTTTGAGTGTGGCAGATTCATGGTTAAAGCAGCTTAGGGTCCAGCACCATGACTTCAATTACTTCACAGGGATTCGGCGTGGCTAG